Proteins from one Salinispora arenicola genomic window:
- a CDS encoding GTP cyclohydrolase II produces the protein MHPIATIRTQVTVPLRFPDGYATTARVYSFDGLVDGREHLAFGLGDRADAAARPHERSVPLVRPHSECLTGDVFGSQRCDCGPQLREAVERIADRSGYLLYLRQEGRGIGLYAKLEAYALQDAGLDTYEANVALGHRADARDYTVAAQMLTALGADRVVLLSNNPDKAAQLHRHGISVVEQVGTGVFLSAANAGYLAIKATRGEHALDLPFVHD, from the coding sequence ATGCATCCCATCGCCACCATCCGTACCCAGGTCACCGTCCCGCTACGGTTTCCGGACGGATACGCCACCACGGCCCGGGTCTACTCCTTCGACGGACTGGTCGACGGGCGGGAGCACCTGGCGTTCGGGCTCGGCGACCGGGCCGACGCGGCGGCGCGGCCGCACGAGCGGTCCGTGCCGCTGGTCCGTCCGCACAGTGAGTGCCTCACCGGGGACGTGTTCGGCAGTCAGCGCTGCGACTGTGGCCCGCAGTTGCGGGAGGCGGTCGAGCGGATCGCCGACCGCAGCGGCTACCTGCTCTACCTGCGCCAGGAAGGCCGGGGGATCGGCCTGTACGCGAAGCTGGAGGCATACGCGTTGCAGGACGCCGGACTGGACACGTACGAGGCGAACGTTGCCCTCGGTCACCGGGCGGACGCGCGGGACTACACCGTGGCTGCGCAGATGCTCACCGCCCTCGGCGCGGACCGGGTCGTGTTGCTCAGCAACAACCCGGACAAGGCCGCACAGCTGCACCGGCACGGCATCTCCGTCGTCGAACAGGTGGGCACCGGCGTGTTCCTGTCCGCGGCCAACGCCGGCTATCTGGCGATCAAGGCGACTCGTGGAGAGCACGCCCTCGACCTGCCCTTCGTGCATGACTGA
- a CDS encoding lysylphosphatidylglycerol synthase transmembrane domain-containing protein: MVRTATGAAAARGTVWAWARTLGGVGVLALLLGQVGIGPFLDGVRLITVPVLAAALAIGGLTTVCGAWRWSLVAGGLGVRLPLRTAVAHCYRAVFLNATLPGGILGDVHRAVRHGRDTGDLSRGIRAVVWERTAGQVVLAVVAVMVLAAFPSPARPYVPVATAALAGAGLGVALLVRVRPAGSSRWARAVRTAVSDIRAGLLTRRTWLGVLLASTLAVAGHLATFVLAARTAGSTAPLSLLLPLTLLALLAMGVPANVAGFGPREGVAAWAFGAAGLSAAEGVATAMVYGALVLVASLPGAAVLAVRRVRVPAGTV, from the coding sequence ATGGTGAGAACGGCGACCGGTGCGGCGGCGGCCCGCGGCACGGTCTGGGCGTGGGCCCGAACACTGGGCGGTGTCGGGGTGCTCGCCCTGCTGCTGGGTCAGGTCGGCATCGGTCCGTTTCTCGACGGAGTGCGCCTGATCACCGTCCCGGTGCTGGCCGCGGCGTTGGCGATCGGTGGGCTCACCACGGTCTGCGGCGCGTGGCGCTGGAGCCTGGTGGCCGGGGGCCTCGGAGTCCGGTTGCCGTTGCGCACCGCCGTCGCCCACTGCTACCGGGCGGTCTTCCTCAACGCGACCCTGCCCGGTGGGATCCTGGGCGACGTGCACCGGGCGGTCCGTCACGGGCGGGACACCGGCGACCTGAGTCGGGGCATCCGGGCGGTCGTGTGGGAACGGACCGCCGGCCAGGTGGTCCTCGCCGTGGTCGCCGTGATGGTGCTGGCCGCGTTCCCGTCCCCGGCCCGCCCCTATGTGCCGGTGGCGACCGCTGCTCTGGCCGGGGCCGGCCTCGGTGTCGCGCTGCTGGTCCGGGTACGGCCCGCCGGTTCGTCCCGGTGGGCGCGGGCTGTCCGCACCGCTGTCTCCGACATCCGTGCCGGCCTACTGACCCGCCGTACCTGGCTCGGGGTGCTGCTCGCCTCGACCCTCGCGGTGGCCGGGCACCTGGCGACCTTTGTGCTCGCCGCCCGAACGGCCGGTTCGACCGCGCCGCTGTCGCTGCTGCTGCCGCTGACCCTCCTGGCCCTGCTCGCCATGGGAGTCCCGGCGAACGTCGCCGGCTTCGGGCCGCGTGAGGGCGTGGCGGCCTGGGCGTTCGGCGCCGCCGGCCTCTCCGCCGCTGAGGGCGTCGCCACGGCCATGGTGTACGGAGCCCTGGTGCTCGTCGCCAGTCTTCCCGGTGCCGCCGTCCTGGCGGTCCGTCGTGTCCGCGTGCCGGCCGGCACCGTCTGA